A genomic window from Prochlorococcus sp. RS04 includes:
- a CDS encoding peptide chain release factor 3, producing the protein MSLGTKILNNKEILDAVNKRRNFAIISHPDAGKTTLTEKLLLYGGAIQQAGAVKARGNQRKATSDWMELEKQRGISITSTVLQFEYERSVINLLDTPGHQDFSEDTYRTLAAADNAVMLEDAAKGLEPQTRKLFEVCKMRKIPIFTFINKMDRPGREPFSLLDEIESELGLNTLPINWPIGSGEEFRGVIDRFSREVILFDKAVRGKQSNEKRLSLEDKELSKYVERDLLENSLEELEVLDEAGSKFEKEKVFNGSLTPVFFGSAMTNFGVRPFLDSFLKMAQKPTSRNSNKGDIEPASDEFSGFVFKLQANMDPKHRDRVAFIRVCSGKFEKDMSVKHSRTGKTIRLSRPQKIFGQDREVVDDAYPGDVIGLNNPGMFSIGDTLYTGAHLEYEGIPSFSPEIFSWLRNPNPSAFKNFRKGVNELREEGAVQILYDFDESKRDPILAAVGQLQLEVVTHRLKSEYGVDANLEAMPYQLARWISDGWPAIEKLGRIFNCKIVKDCWNRPVILFKNEWNLNQFVEDNNQLNLNKVAPVVSGVEPIVL; encoded by the coding sequence ATGAGCTTAGGTACTAAAATTCTAAATAATAAAGAAATACTGGACGCGGTAAATAAAAGAAGAAATTTTGCTATTATTTCACATCCTGATGCTGGGAAAACGACTCTTACCGAGAAGCTTCTTTTGTATGGAGGTGCCATTCAACAGGCAGGAGCAGTAAAAGCTAGGGGTAATCAGAGAAAAGCCACCTCAGACTGGATGGAACTTGAGAAACAAAGAGGTATTTCTATTACATCAACTGTATTGCAATTTGAATATGAAAGATCAGTAATTAATCTATTAGATACACCGGGTCACCAAGATTTCTCCGAAGATACTTATAGAACATTAGCTGCTGCTGATAATGCAGTTATGTTGGAAGATGCTGCTAAAGGACTAGAACCTCAAACTAGAAAATTGTTTGAAGTTTGCAAGATGCGAAAAATACCAATATTTACTTTCATAAATAAAATGGATAGACCAGGAAGAGAGCCATTTTCTTTACTTGATGAAATTGAATCAGAACTTGGATTAAACACCCTACCCATAAACTGGCCAATTGGGAGTGGCGAGGAATTTAGAGGGGTTATTGATAGATTTTCAAGAGAGGTGATTTTATTTGATAAAGCAGTGAGAGGGAAACAATCGAATGAGAAAAGATTAAGTCTTGAAGATAAAGAGCTATCAAAATATGTAGAGAGAGATTTACTTGAAAACTCACTTGAAGAATTGGAGGTTCTTGATGAGGCAGGATCTAAATTTGAAAAAGAAAAAGTTTTTAATGGCTCTTTAACCCCAGTTTTTTTTGGATCTGCCATGACTAATTTTGGCGTAAGGCCATTTTTAGATAGTTTTTTAAAAATGGCACAAAAACCAACTTCAAGAAATAGTAATAAAGGGGATATTGAACCTGCAAGCGATGAATTTAGTGGGTTTGTTTTTAAGCTTCAGGCAAATATGGATCCAAAGCACAGAGATAGGGTTGCTTTTATAAGAGTTTGTAGTGGCAAATTTGAAAAGGACATGTCAGTTAAACATTCCAGAACTGGGAAGACAATTAGATTATCAAGACCTCAAAAAATATTTGGGCAGGATAGAGAAGTAGTTGATGATGCCTATCCTGGAGATGTTATTGGTTTAAATAATCCAGGGATGTTTTCTATTGGAGATACTCTTTATACGGGTGCTCATCTGGAATATGAGGGCATACCATCCTTTAGTCCTGAAATATTCAGCTGGCTAAGAAATCCAAATCCCTCAGCATTTAAAAACTTTAGAAAGGGAGTTAATGAACTTCGAGAAGAAGGTGCTGTTCAGATTCTTTATGACTTTGATGAGAGTAAAAGAGACCCTATACTCGCAGCAGTTGGTCAATTGCAGTTGGAAGTAGTAACTCACAGATTAAAAAGTGAATATGGTGTAGATGCAAATCTTGAAGCAATGCCATATCAATTGGCTAGATGGATTTCTGATGGATGGCCAGCCATTGAAAAACTAGGCAGAATATTCAACTGTAAAATAGTTAAAGATTGTTGGAATAGGCCAGTTATTCTTTTCAAAAATGAGTGGAATCTAAATCAGTTTGTTGAAGACAATAATCAATTAAATTTAAACAAAGTTGCGCCTGTTGTTAGTGGAGTCGAACCAATTGTTTTATAA
- a CDS encoding class I SAM-dependent methyltransferase produces the protein MERVPEPELMEEKEQVISYDEADFSEGEVNLINQINQYLLKKNIFLGEKDLIVDLGCGPGNISEKLAIKWPNTAVVGIDGSKEMILRAEYNKSISNNQKKLKNLRYICSDIKDIRSNNFLFKKRISLLVSNSLIHHITNLEDFFNTIRSLSSNITVNFHKDLKRPLDEKSALELKAQCSTKYNEILTNDYYASLRASYTFKELKNFTLENDLSSLDVFEEGENYLIVYGNV, from the coding sequence ATGGAAAGAGTCCCCGAACCTGAATTAATGGAAGAAAAAGAGCAGGTCATTTCTTATGACGAAGCTGATTTTTCAGAAGGGGAAGTTAATCTAATTAATCAAATAAATCAATATCTTTTGAAAAAAAATATTTTTTTAGGTGAAAAAGATTTAATAGTTGATTTAGGATGTGGCCCAGGAAATATTTCTGAGAAGTTAGCAATAAAATGGCCTAATACTGCAGTTGTAGGAATAGATGGTTCTAAAGAGATGATTTTGAGAGCAGAATATAATAAAAGTATTTCTAATAATCAAAAAAAATTAAAAAATTTACGCTACATTTGTTCTGACATCAAAGATATTAGATCAAATAATTTTTTATTTAAAAAAAGAATTAGTTTACTTGTAAGCAACAGTTTGATTCATCACATTACCAATCTTGAGGATTTCTTCAACACAATAAGAAGTTTATCTAGTAATATCACTGTAAATTTTCACAAGGACTTAAAAAGGCCATTAGATGAAAAGTCTGCTTTAGAACTCAAAGCACAATGTTCAACTAAATATAATGAGATTTTAACTAATGATTATTATGCATCTTTAAGAGCTTCTTATACTTTTAAAGAGTTAAAAAATTTCACCTTAGAGAATGATCTATCTTCTTTAGATGTGTTTGAAGAAGGTGAAAATTATTTAATAGTCTATGGTAATGTTTAA
- the nrdJ gene encoding ribonucleoside-triphosphate reductase, adenosylcobalamin-dependent has product MTVAPNKASSESNSNNLKKDDFPKTAPAAYPVFFRSYSRKTSTGKRENWSEVGERNLSGLKELGKLSEEELILMREMQSNQKAQPSGRWLWIGGTPWINKNQNFSGAYNCTSTNLIDWEAFALMMDLAMMGCGTGAIIEPHFINNLPTVINKINIKSVSEVGITPKDQREEKSSLEIKGKDLHIKVGDSRRGWVDSYKYLLEASSNESLEREIDVYIDLKDIRPAGESLKGFGGMANPIKLKDLYSRVASLLGKAIGRKLSTVECCLLIDEAAVTIVAGNIRRSAGMRQFASDDKEAASAKENLWSQDENGNWRIDPEKDALRMANHTRVYHTKPTYQTVLDAVTKQFHSGEGAIQFAPEAIARSNADIFKDDELRKEFIEIYSEQGKDEARNWINSSYGPFSEEELDHRMSRYGLNPCGEILGNDFHCNLAEVHLNQIDPGNFEEQKKAFKAAALSVACLLNHEFEVERYRKSREYDPIVGVSFTGLFDFCVHAFGTPWLKWWEAGRPNSEEGKAFKEKEAKFLDSWRKIVKETVWEYCDKHNLRRPNRCTTVQPAGTKSLLTGAAPGWHPPKAQRFIRRITFRKNDPIALACMDYGYSVVPSQSDKDENGCLLDNPFDPRCTEWLVEIPTEVSWANIDGADQIDINNFSALAQFDFYMQVQKFYTEHNTSATVEFRENEIEDLAKAIHNAIENNEGYISAALLARFSANATFPRLPFEPITKEEYISLQNKVIERKVNNDFFDALNKYDVGELSEAGPAGCDSDKCLLPLAKPKD; this is encoded by the coding sequence GTGACTGTTGCACCAAATAAAGCTTCTTCAGAGAGCAATTCCAATAATCTTAAAAAAGATGATTTTCCGAAGACTGCGCCAGCTGCTTACCCAGTTTTTTTCAGATCTTATAGTAGAAAAACTTCAACTGGCAAAAGGGAGAACTGGAGCGAAGTAGGCGAAAGGAATTTATCGGGACTAAAAGAATTAGGAAAACTTTCTGAAGAAGAATTAATCTTAATGAGAGAGATGCAAAGTAACCAAAAAGCTCAACCTTCAGGAAGATGGTTATGGATAGGCGGAACCCCTTGGATTAATAAGAACCAAAATTTCTCAGGAGCATACAACTGCACCTCAACAAACTTAATTGATTGGGAAGCCTTCGCATTAATGATGGACTTAGCAATGATGGGATGTGGAACTGGTGCAATAATTGAGCCTCATTTCATAAATAATCTACCTACGGTAATTAACAAAATAAATATTAAATCAGTCAGTGAAGTTGGAATAACTCCTAAAGATCAAAGAGAAGAAAAGTCATCATTAGAAATTAAAGGAAAAGATCTTCACATCAAAGTTGGAGACAGCAGAAGAGGATGGGTAGATAGCTATAAATATCTTCTTGAGGCATCAAGTAACGAGAGTCTTGAAAGAGAAATTGATGTTTACATTGATTTGAAAGATATTAGGCCTGCTGGAGAATCATTAAAAGGTTTTGGAGGTATGGCAAATCCTATCAAATTGAAAGATCTTTACTCCAGAGTCGCATCACTTCTTGGAAAAGCAATTGGTAGGAAATTAAGTACTGTAGAGTGTTGTTTATTAATTGATGAAGCTGCAGTAACCATAGTTGCTGGGAATATAAGAAGAAGTGCCGGAATGAGACAATTTGCTTCAGATGATAAGGAAGCCGCATCAGCAAAAGAAAATTTATGGAGTCAAGATGAGAATGGTAATTGGAGAATAGATCCTGAAAAAGATGCTCTCAGAATGGCTAATCATACTAGGGTTTACCATACAAAACCAACTTACCAAACTGTTTTGGATGCAGTAACAAAACAATTCCATTCAGGTGAGGGGGCCATTCAATTTGCTCCGGAAGCAATCGCAAGGTCAAATGCAGATATTTTCAAAGATGATGAATTGAGAAAGGAATTTATTGAAATCTACTCAGAACAAGGCAAGGATGAAGCGAGAAATTGGATAAATAGTAGTTATGGTCCTTTTTCAGAAGAAGAGTTAGACCACAGGATGAGCCGATATGGACTTAACCCTTGTGGTGAGATCTTGGGAAATGATTTCCATTGCAATTTGGCTGAAGTTCATTTAAATCAGATTGATCCAGGAAATTTTGAAGAGCAAAAAAAAGCTTTTAAAGCAGCCGCTCTTTCTGTAGCATGCTTACTTAATCATGAATTTGAAGTTGAGCGTTACAGAAAAAGTAGGGAATATGATCCTATCGTAGGAGTAAGTTTCACTGGATTATTTGATTTTTGTGTCCATGCCTTTGGGACGCCATGGTTGAAATGGTGGGAAGCAGGAAGGCCAAATAGCGAAGAAGGGAAGGCTTTCAAAGAAAAGGAAGCTAAATTCTTAGATTCTTGGAGAAAAATAGTAAAAGAAACTGTATGGGAATATTGTGATAAGCATAATCTTAGGAGACCAAATAGATGCACAACAGTTCAGCCAGCTGGAACTAAAAGTCTTCTTACTGGAGCAGCTCCAGGTTGGCATCCTCCAAAGGCTCAAAGATTCATAAGAAGAATAACTTTCAGGAAAAATGACCCAATCGCTTTAGCTTGCATGGATTATGGTTACTCAGTAGTTCCATCTCAATCTGATAAAGATGAAAATGGTTGCTTGCTCGATAATCCATTTGATCCAAGATGTACAGAATGGTTAGTTGAAATCCCTACAGAAGTTAGTTGGGCAAATATAGACGGCGCAGACCAAATAGACATCAATAATTTCTCAGCATTAGCTCAATTTGATTTTTATATGCAAGTGCAGAAATTTTACACAGAGCATAATACCTCTGCAACCGTAGAATTTAGAGAAAATGAAATCGAGGATTTAGCTAAAGCTATTCATAATGCAATAGAAAATAATGAGGGATATATTTCAGCAGCATTGCTAGCTAGATTTAGTGCTAACGCTACTTTCCCGAGATTACCCTTTGAACCAATAACTAAAGAGGAATATATATCATTGCAGAATAAAGTAATAGAAAGGAAAGTTAATAACGATTTCTTTGACGCTCTTAATAAATATGATGTTGGAGAACTATCTGAAGCAGGACCAGCAGGTTGTGATTCAGATAAGTGCTTGCTTCCTCTTGCTAAACCAAAAGATTAA
- a CDS encoding RNA recognition motif-containing protein — protein sequence MTLSLNIGNFFNDSSSHALVDELRKRTSEEDILEFEKKFNSKNEKNLHVYICRFLKNRSISRGLASRWLITIIENKESKIDALQKLNI from the coding sequence ATGACATTAAGCTTAAATATTGGGAACTTTTTTAATGATTCCTCTAGTCATGCATTGGTAGATGAGCTAAGAAAAAGAACATCTGAAGAGGATATCTTAGAATTTGAGAAAAAATTTAACTCCAAAAACGAAAAAAATCTACACGTATATATATGTAGATTTCTAAAAAATAGATCAATATCCAGAGGCCTAGCCTCTAGATGGTTAATAACCATAATTGAAAACAAAGAATCAAAAATTGATGCTTTGCAAAAATTAAATATTTAG
- a CDS encoding DUF4278 domain-containing protein, with protein sequence MTLIYRGQKYVQNKEAAKKQHNELTYRGKAYTS encoded by the coding sequence ATGACTCTAATTTACAGAGGACAAAAGTACGTCCAGAATAAAGAAGCAGCTAAAAAGCAGCACAATGAACTAACTTACAGAGGAAAAGCTTACACAAGCTAG
- a CDS encoding Tic20 family protein yields MNQIFQRLSSVFLYTLPLKASIPFGYYLFYKYAFLKILLLLTFPIAIIEKSLPFGSFLLFIILFAGLVRNPNVPYFVRYNACQALLIDIALIIISYLLRIFPIVELGSIIFIFTLCIFIYSISQCIFGVEPEIPLISKSVRMQI; encoded by the coding sequence TTGAATCAGATATTCCAAAGACTCTCATCAGTATTTTTGTATACTTTGCCATTAAAGGCATCAATACCTTTTGGATATTATTTGTTCTATAAATATGCATTTTTAAAAATTCTTTTATTACTCACGTTCCCGATAGCAATAATTGAAAAATCTTTGCCTTTTGGTAGTTTTTTATTATTTATAATTTTGTTTGCTGGATTAGTAAGAAATCCAAATGTTCCCTATTTCGTAAGATATAACGCATGCCAAGCATTACTTATTGATATTGCTCTGATAATAATTTCATATCTCTTGAGAATATTTCCAATAGTTGAATTAGGCTCAATAATTTTTATATTTACACTATGTATTTTTATTTATTCGATTTCTCAATGTATTTTTGGAGTTGAACCTGAAATTCCCTTAATTAGTAAATCTGTAAGAATGCAAATTTAA
- the gloA gene encoding lactoylglutathione lyase → MRILHTMLRVGDLDKSIDFYVNRLGMNLLRKKDYPHGKFTLAFVGYGSEKENSVIELTYNWDKKSEDYELGDKYGHIAIGVKDIHLICQGLEKNGCKITTKPKTMKNSTTVLAFVEDPDGYKIELIERD, encoded by the coding sequence ATGCGTATCCTACATACAATGTTGAGGGTTGGAGATTTAGATAAATCAATTGATTTCTACGTCAATAGATTAGGAATGAATTTATTGCGAAAAAAGGATTACCCTCATGGAAAATTCACTTTGGCATTTGTTGGTTATGGCTCAGAAAAAGAAAACTCAGTAATTGAATTAACTTATAACTGGGACAAAAAGTCTGAAGACTATGAGCTTGGAGATAAATATGGTCATATAGCTATTGGAGTAAAAGATATTCATCTAATTTGCCAAGGATTGGAAAAAAATGGTTGTAAAATAACAACCAAACCTAAAACGATGAAAAACAGTACTACTGTCTTGGCTTTTGTTGAGGATCCTGATGGTTATAAAATTGAACTTATTGAAAGAGATTAA
- a CDS encoding VHS domain-containing protein, whose amino-acid sequence MPSNWSKIRDEWLDRTAVAKDDAKWALEALINSEEELFEIEQKIKNKEDAVSQVKFLKKKVKETISSKEISLDDIALNTSNSNKVQISVPSNLTYLLKVWAAAEGRDLSSVAFQCLETGIREMKSKGSIPSVAVNRYDSACQKRIALAEVNNLLEKYELAQDEIK is encoded by the coding sequence ATGCCTAGTAATTGGTCAAAAATAAGAGATGAATGGCTTGATAGAACCGCTGTTGCGAAAGATGATGCTAAATGGGCATTAGAAGCTTTAATTAATTCTGAAGAAGAGTTATTTGAAATAGAGCAGAAAATAAAGAATAAAGAGGACGCTGTAAGCCAAGTAAAATTTTTGAAGAAAAAGGTTAAAGAAACTATTTCCTCTAAAGAAATTAGTCTCGATGATATTGCATTAAACACTTCAAATTCAAACAAAGTACAGATCTCAGTACCATCAAACCTTACTTATCTTTTGAAAGTTTGGGCCGCAGCAGAAGGAAGAGATCTATCAAGTGTTGCTTTTCAATGTTTAGAAACTGGTATAAGGGAAATGAAAAGCAAAGGTTCAATACCTTCAGTAGCAGTAAATAGATATGACTCGGCCTGTCAAAAGAGGATTGCACTAGCAGAAGTAAACAATCTATTGGAGAAATACGAATTAGCTCAGGATGAAATCAAATAA
- a CDS encoding LEM domain-containing protein, whose protein sequence is MNNRKIIKGYKTLISSRFNVDTSEDKFKDGIIYTLYSDEFNSLKVGFAENDKVLEKKLSSEALILLDMKKGKKKDLCLLLTTLKELGIKYSNNFYFKYSGSLMKHLSTLGWPVGRSLYKQRKIKKELLCA, encoded by the coding sequence ATGAATAACAGAAAAATCATTAAAGGATACAAAACATTAATATCATCAAGATTTAATGTAGATACTTCTGAAGATAAATTCAAAGATGGAATAATTTATACTCTTTATTCTGATGAATTTAATTCACTTAAAGTTGGTTTTGCTGAAAATGATAAGGTTCTAGAAAAAAAATTATCAAGTGAAGCATTGATATTACTGGATATGAAAAAAGGCAAAAAGAAAGATCTATGTTTATTATTAACCACTCTAAAAGAACTTGGCATAAAATATTCAAACAATTTTTATTTCAAATACTCAGGTTCTTTAATGAAACATTTATCTACTTTAGGTTGGCCTGTTGGAAGATCACTTTATAAACAAAGAAAGATTAAAAAAGAACTTTTATGTGCATAA
- a CDS encoding pentapeptide repeat-containing protein — translation MRFIILIVLMIVLTLPSRSFAALDYGKQSLIGADFSGSDLKGATFYLTDLQDANLSDCELQNATLYGAKLKDTNLSNSNLREVTLDSAILDGTDLSNTNLEDSFAYSTQFENVKIQGADFTNVFLPKDIIRKFCESATGTNPITNRETRETLECDYI, via the coding sequence ATGAGATTTATAATTTTAATTGTTTTAATGATTGTTTTAACTCTCCCTTCTAGAAGCTTCGCTGCATTGGATTATGGTAAACAATCCTTAATTGGAGCTGATTTTTCTGGATCTGATCTAAAAGGAGCAACTTTCTATTTGACTGATTTACAAGATGCAAATTTATCAGATTGTGAGCTCCAAAATGCTACTCTTTATGGAGCAAAATTGAAAGATACTAATTTAAGTAACTCCAATTTAAGAGAAGTAACTTTAGACTCGGCTATTTTAGATGGAACAGATTTATCAAATACTAACTTAGAGGATTCATTTGCTTATAGTACACAGTTTGAAAATGTAAAGATACAAGGCGCAGACTTCACAAATGTTTTTTTGCCAAAAGATATTATTAGGAAATTTTGTGAGAGTGCCACTGGAACTAATCCAATTACCAATAGAGAAACTAGAGAAACTTTAGAGTGCGATTACATTTAA
- a CDS encoding GMC oxidoreductase: MDISPYDAIVVGSGATGGIAALTLAEQGIKVLVIEAGPQVKRHEASNDEPKSTFKRLSGVLTKKHANQCQHPGYWKNNPDLYSNELKHPYDFPTKKPFLWTQGKQYGGRSLTWGGITLRLSSEDFHPAKKDGFGPNWPISYDELSPHYDFIENFCGIYGRKDDIKEVPNGKYIGEIPLTENENVFGNKVKSKLNYPFIQSRGFDRNSSVKEKKWPKSSSLGSSLKKALDTGNVQIISNYLVESFEINKATELASKLTIVNLENGQKEVLNCDLIFLCASTISTLRILLNSEYKTNSSGFKDNSGKLGKYLMDHISICRFFSVPKTKNLDKPVDNSPDLSGAGSFFIPFGSNLPEIDDINFHRGYGIWGAIDRLGIPKFLQKDTNTSIGFLIAHGEVLPREKNSVSLSRKTDEWGIPIPYIEFEWSKNELNMAKHMENTIRKSITAANGEIKNINELMNIPLGSLFTKNLIALSDSPPPPGYYIHEVGGAPMGVDEETSVVDKFNRLWRCKNVLVLDGACWPTSSWQSPTLTMMALSRRACLNIKKT; this comes from the coding sequence TTGGATATAAGTCCTTATGATGCAATTGTTGTTGGTTCTGGAGCTACAGGAGGAATAGCAGCACTTACATTGGCAGAACAAGGAATCAAAGTTTTAGTAATAGAAGCAGGGCCTCAAGTTAAAAGGCATGAAGCTAGTAATGATGAGCCAAAAAGTACATTCAAAAGATTATCAGGAGTTTTAACAAAAAAACATGCCAATCAATGCCAACATCCTGGTTATTGGAAAAATAATCCTGACTTATATTCAAATGAATTGAAGCATCCTTATGACTTCCCAACAAAAAAGCCATTTCTTTGGACCCAAGGTAAACAATATGGGGGGAGATCATTAACTTGGGGAGGCATAACATTAAGACTTTCCTCAGAAGACTTTCATCCTGCTAAAAAAGACGGATTCGGACCAAACTGGCCTATTTCATACGATGAACTATCCCCTCACTATGATTTTATTGAAAATTTTTGCGGCATCTATGGACGAAAAGATGACATTAAAGAAGTCCCAAACGGTAAATATATTGGAGAAATACCTCTTACAGAAAACGAAAATGTTTTTGGCAACAAAGTAAAATCAAAATTAAACTATCCATTTATCCAATCAAGAGGATTTGACCGTAATTCATCAGTAAAAGAAAAAAAATGGCCAAAGTCCTCTAGCTTAGGAAGCTCTTTAAAAAAAGCTTTAGATACTGGAAATGTACAAATAATCTCTAATTACCTAGTGGAGTCTTTTGAGATTAACAAGGCAACAGAGCTTGCCTCAAAACTAACGATCGTAAACCTAGAAAATGGACAAAAAGAAGTATTGAATTGTGATTTAATTTTTCTCTGCGCATCAACAATTTCAACACTCAGAATACTACTCAACTCAGAATATAAAACAAATTCCTCAGGGTTTAAAGATAATTCTGGAAAATTAGGCAAATACCTCATGGATCACATATCTATCTGTAGATTTTTTTCAGTCCCAAAAACAAAAAACTTAGATAAACCAGTAGATAATTCTCCCGATCTTTCTGGAGCAGGCAGCTTCTTTATTCCATTTGGTTCAAATTTACCAGAAATTGACGACATAAATTTCCATAGAGGTTATGGAATCTGGGGGGCAATTGATCGATTAGGGATTCCTAAATTTTTGCAAAAAGACACAAACACATCCATTGGCTTTCTTATCGCCCATGGCGAAGTCCTTCCTAGAGAGAAAAACTCAGTTTCTCTCTCACGAAAAACAGATGAATGGGGTATCCCAATTCCCTACATTGAATTCGAATGGAGCAAAAATGAATTAAATATGGCTAAACATATGGAAAACACAATACGTAAATCAATCACAGCTGCTAATGGAGAAATAAAAAATATTAATGAACTAATGAATATCCCATTAGGGAGTCTATTTACAAAAAATTTGATCGCACTTTCAGATAGTCCTCCTCCTCCTGGATATTACATTCATGAAGTAGGGGGGGCACCAATGGGGGTAGATGAAGAAACTAGCGTAGTTGATAAATTTAATAGATTATGGAGATGCAAGAATGTACTTGTATTAGATGGAGCATGTTGGCCCACATCATCTTGGCAAAGCCCTACACTTACGATGATGGCCTTGAGTAGAAGAGCCTGCTTAAATATTAAAAAGACTTAG
- a CDS encoding DUF2811 domain-containing protein, with amino-acid sequence MDQISQSNLTDKKLVECSPNKVSLETELSETLYDTMKDFVLSNPTWDQYKLINSALATFLVQNGCTDNAVSEIYLNQLFTPSKSF; translated from the coding sequence ATGGATCAAATCAGCCAGTCAAATTTAACTGACAAGAAACTTGTCGAGTGCTCTCCAAATAAAGTCTCTTTAGAAACAGAGCTTTCAGAAACTCTTTATGACACTATGAAAGATTTCGTATTAAGTAACCCAACTTGGGATCAATATAAGCTTATAAATTCAGCATTAGCTACTTTTCTCGTTCAAAACGGATGTACAGATAATGCTGTCTCAGAAATTTATTTAAATCAATTATTTACACCATCTAAGTCTTTTTAA
- a CDS encoding sirohydrochlorin chelatase — translation MILDNLDSKLNNQVAILICGHGSRNKLAITEFQELTQFIQKRYPNYLVEYGFLEFAKPSLVDALDKLRDLSIKKVIAIPAMLFAAGHVKNDIPSLLMNYSSKTGIEIIYGRELGINNLMISAACERVKDVFKQNNTLKPEESLLVVVGRGSSDPDANSNVSKITRMIVEGIGLGWGETVFSGVTFPLVEPGLKNVARLGYKNIIIFPYFLFSGVLVTRIKRQSDLVAINNPNISFIHAKYLSSQSYVVDTFVERIEEILNNEGNNFMNCSTCKYRSNLFGFEKEVGMVQESHHDHVEGLGISCDLCDPECNGACEIQNQIPTHNQEKSNSGGGDYLEHEHVEAHQHEHNHHHHHHSIYPNSKHPLGPVTLRLPNKD, via the coding sequence TTGATTTTGGATAATTTAGATTCGAAGTTAAATAATCAAGTCGCGATACTTATCTGTGGACACGGCAGTAGAAATAAACTAGCCATTACTGAATTTCAAGAATTAACTCAGTTTATCCAAAAAAGATATCCAAACTATTTGGTTGAATATGGTTTCTTGGAATTCGCTAAACCTTCACTTGTTGATGCTCTAGACAAATTAAGAGATCTTTCTATAAAAAAAGTAATTGCAATACCCGCAATGCTTTTTGCTGCTGGCCATGTGAAAAATGATATACCTAGCTTGCTTATGAATTATTCAAGTAAAACAGGTATTGAAATAATTTATGGAAGAGAATTAGGTATTAATAATTTAATGATTAGTGCAGCTTGTGAAAGAGTTAAAGATGTATTTAAACAAAATAATACACTCAAACCTGAAGAATCATTATTAGTTGTTGTTGGTAGAGGCTCTTCTGACCCAGATGCGAATTCCAATGTTTCAAAAATTACGAGAATGATCGTAGAAGGTATTGGTTTAGGGTGGGGGGAAACAGTTTTTTCTGGGGTAACTTTCCCTCTAGTTGAACCTGGCTTGAAAAATGTTGCGAGACTTGGTTATAAAAATATAATTATTTTCCCTTATTTCCTTTTCTCAGGTGTCCTTGTCACAAGAATAAAAAGGCAAAGTGATTTAGTTGCTATTAATAATCCAAATATTTCATTTATACATGCAAAATATCTTTCGTCACAGTCTTATGTGGTCGACACTTTTGTTGAAAGGATTGAAGAGATTCTTAATAACGAAGGTAATAATTTTATGAATTGCTCAACCTGTAAATATAGGTCAAATTTATTTGGCTTTGAAAAAGAAGTTGGAATGGTACAAGAAAGTCATCATGACCATGTAGAGGGCTTGGGTATCAGTTGTGATTTATGTGATCCTGAATGTAATGGTGCTTGTGAAATACAAAATCAAATACCAACTCATAACCAAGAAAAATCAAACTCGGGAGGAGGAGATTACTTGGAACATGAACATGTGGAGGCTCATCAACATGAACATAATCACCATCACCATCACCATAGTATTTATCCAAACTCAAAACATCCTTTAGGACCTGTCACGCTTCGCTTGCCTAATAAAGACTAA